One region of Synechococcus elongatus PCC 11801 genomic DNA includes:
- the purC gene encoding phosphoribosylaminoimidazolesuccinocarboxamide synthase, with product MSAPLYEGKAKIVYATDDPQVYRTYFKDDATAFNAQKRGQISGKGAINCAVSSYLFRVLAQAGVTNHFIEQISEREMNVQAVEIVPLEVVVRNLAAGSLCKQTGLAEGTAIAPPLVEFYLKNDALGDPLLTPDRLRLLKIATEAEVQHLQTAALQVNALLQTFFNRCGITLVDFKLEFGRDRQGQILLADEISPDTCRLWDQQESDPEKRILDKDRFRRDLGDVEAAYARVLDLVAQQAQA from the coding sequence ATGAGCGCTCCCCTCTACGAAGGCAAGGCCAAAATCGTCTATGCCACCGATGATCCACAGGTTTATCGTACTTACTTTAAGGACGATGCCACTGCCTTTAATGCTCAAAAGCGGGGACAAATCAGTGGCAAAGGAGCGATCAACTGCGCTGTCTCCAGCTATCTGTTTCGGGTCCTAGCTCAGGCCGGTGTTACCAACCACTTCATCGAGCAGATCTCCGAGCGGGAGATGAACGTTCAAGCTGTTGAGATTGTGCCCTTAGAAGTTGTCGTTCGGAATTTAGCGGCGGGTAGCCTCTGCAAACAAACAGGGCTGGCTGAAGGAACTGCAATCGCGCCGCCGTTGGTAGAGTTCTACCTCAAAAATGATGCCCTCGGGGATCCATTGCTCACCCCCGATCGCCTTCGTCTTCTGAAGATTGCGACTGAGGCAGAAGTGCAGCACCTGCAAACGGCTGCCCTTCAGGTCAATGCGTTGCTCCAGACCTTTTTCAACCGCTGCGGCATCACGTTAGTCGATTTCAAATTGGAATTCGGCCGCGATCGCCAAGGTCAAATTCTCCTCGCTGACGAAATTAGCCCAGATACCTGTCGACTTTGGGATCAGCAGGAATCCGATCCTGAAAAGCGCATTTTGGACAAGGATCGCTTCCGCCGCGATCTCGGAGACGTGGAAGCTGCCTACGCACGTGTTTTAGATTTAGTGGCCCAGCAAGCGCAGGCGTAA